The genomic segment ACCATCAAGTGTCGTGATTACCTGGGCGATCCGTTCGACCTCATCAATGACACGACGTTCCGGGTGCGTGAACTCGGCGAACTGTCCATAAAACCCGACTTTGACCGTTTCTCCGTGCACGACTTCCCCTTGTGTCGGTTCAAGTTGCTTCGCTAAAATCGACAACAGTGTCGATTTCCCGCTCCCGTTCCGACCGACGATGCCATAACGTTCTTTTCGACCGAATAACCAGCTAAATGATTCGAACAGTGTTCGTTCACCAAACGTATGACCAAGTTCCGTTGCTTCGATGACTTTTTTACCGAGTCGTGTCGAACCGACTTGTACTTCAAGTGTTGCCTCTTCTTCTTCATAAGAGAGTTCTTGGAGTGCATCGACACGCTGAATCCGTGCCTTTTGTTTTGTCGTCCGTGCCTTTGCACCACGACGTAGCCAAGCGAGTTCACGGCGTAAAATGTTTTGGCGCTTCTCTTCCATTGAAGCAGTCCGTTCGCGGCGCTCAGCCCGCTTTTCAAGGAATGACTCATAGTTTCCGACATAAAAATGGGCCGTCCCATTGGCGATTTCCATCATGTGATTCGTGACACGATTCAAGAAATAACGGTCGTGGGTGATGAGCAGGATCGCTCCACGGTATTCCTTGATCTGTGATTCGAGCCAAGTGATCGTTTCTGCATCAAGTTCATTCGTTGGCTCATCGAGTAGTAATAGATCGGCTTCGTCGAGCAAAGCTTCTGCTAAGCCGACGCGCTTCCGTTGGCCACCCGATAACGAACCGATTTTTGCTTCTAAGTCCGTGATGCCGAGCCGCGTTAAAATCATTTTAAGGCGAGACTCCGTATCCCAGGCATTTGCGGCATCAATTTCCGTTTGGGCATCGATGAATCGTTTGAGTAACGTTTCATTTGTCGGATCTTGTTCAAGCGCTAAACGAGCCGTTTCATAATGACGTAAAGCATTGATTGTCGGCGTGTTTCCAGAAAGGAGCACTTCCATTACTGTTTGATCTTCCGGATAATCCGTCGATTGTGAAAGTAAACGTATCCGGTAATCATTTGGATGATGCAGTTCACCGAAATCAGCTGTCTCTTTTCCTGCTAAAATATGGAGCAGTGTCGATTTTCCTGTCCCGTTGACACCGATGATTCCAATCCGGTCTCCGGGCGTGACGGAAAATGTCACGTCTTCGAAAACAATTTTATCGGCAAATTCTTTTTTTAATTGATCTACTTTAAGTAGCATGTCAGACTCCTTCTACAATATGCTTGATTTGTTGTTCAACAGTAGCGACGAGTTCTTTTTGGGTCATTGTAGCAGGGTCGATGGAAGGAAGGATTGTCACATCGACAGTTGCCGGTCGAATCCGACCAGTCTCTTCCATGACACGATAGCTTCCTGAAATGGCAATCGGAACGACGCGTGCACCACTAGATGTTGCTAGGGTGAAGCTCCCTGCTTTGAACTCAGCAATCGGTCCGCCTTTCGAGCGAGTACCTTCCGGGAAGATGATCATCGATTGCCCATCTTTGATTGTCTCGACACCGGCACGAATCGCCTTTAAAGACTGACGGCGATCTTTTCGGTCTATCATGACACATCCCATTAAATTCATCCAAACATTGACGATTGGAATCTTATTGACTTCGATTTTCGAAATAAAGGCTTTGGGTTTTGCGATATGTCCGAGCAAAATCGGGATGTCAAAATTCCCTTGGTGGTTGGCGATGAAGACGACAGGTTGATCAGACGGAATATGTTCTTCTCCTGTCAGACGGACTTTCACTCCAGCTAAGCGAAGGAGTGAATTCGCCCAAGCGTGTGCTACTTTTTGTGTATACGCGTAGCGAGCGGCGTGTTTCCGACGTTTTGCGCCAGGCAAAAATGGTAATGTAAGAGGTAATACTAGCCCAAAATGAATGAACCAGATGATCGTGCGTAACATGATGGCATCAAACTCCTTTTTTACTGTGTATTATTATTGTACAAAAAAAGACCAGGTATCGCACCCGGTCTTCTTCTTTATTCCCAGTAACGAGGTTCGGATTCCTCTTCACTCTCGCCGAGTTCGAATGTCAGACGTCTCGTCGTTGGATCGATAGAAAACGAGGCATTCGTATTATCGATTTGTTTGATTTCCATCGTCTCTTCATCGAGGATGAGTGTCAAACGTACCTTATCTTCATGATCGACGAGTAAAACACCATCTTCTTTTAGCCATAAGTCGATGACAGGTGAGTAACGAAGTGTCCAGCCGTTGGATAGTGGTATTTCATTCATAATGAATCGGTTCCTCCTAAAAACATGAAGTCAAACTCTTTATTTATCATGCTGTTCTGTCGTTGATAATGCAAGTGATGCGACTGTGTCATTTTGTTCGTAAGACAATTGATAAGAGTTTTCCCGTTTCTTCATGCGCTCTAACTGTTTTTTGACGCGGCGGTATTGCATATACTCATGATAACCATGATATGTCGTACGAATTAATTGTCTAAAAGATGAAAGTGAAAGACAAATGGATAGGGTGAAGACGAAAATCCCGACTGAATCGGTATAATATCCCGTGATAAAACTAAGGTATGTACTAATGAGACCCGTAAGCGTCGTAAATAAGTAAAAATACACAGTACTTCCTCCTTCGTGTCACTCTACTAAGTGTGTCTAGTAAAGCAATTCGCTAACGAAGCAGGATTTCCTTTATCGTCCAGTAAAACTTCGGAAACAAATAAAAAATCTACACGATGAGATGTAGATTTTAAGGTGTATCAATTTGTTGGAGTGCAGGCGTCTTCGGAGAAAGGTCGGTACTGTTCGATCCTTCAGCGAAAACAATTCCAATCGTTGCTAGAAATGCAAAAAAAGCGAATACTAGTGTTTTTGTAAAGCGTCTTGCGAAAGACCGCGATTGAATGTTATGAAACATAGTTTTTCCCCCATATTTACCAAAACTAAACCTTCTTTTTCCTATTCTCTTATCATATCTGTTTTTTTCAAAAAAATCACTTAAATCAGATTCGTTCACAAAAATGTCACAAATGTTCGCTTCCATTTGATGTCGGAGATAGGTTGAAAAAGAGTATAGTATTGAAGGTGATGAAAAGAACTTACGGTTAGTTGAGTGTTTCAGCTTAACCAAG from the Exiguobacterium oxidotolerans JCM 12280 genome contains:
- a CDS encoding ABC-F family ATP-binding cassette domain-containing protein, with protein sequence MLLKVDQLKKEFADKIVFEDVTFSVTPGDRIGIIGVNGTGKSTLLHILAGKETADFGELHHPNDYRIRLLSQSTDYPEDQTVMEVLLSGNTPTINALRHYETARLALEQDPTNETLLKRFIDAQTEIDAANAWDTESRLKMILTRLGITDLEAKIGSLSGGQRKRVGLAEALLDEADLLLLDEPTNELDAETITWLESQIKEYRGAILLITHDRYFLNRVTNHMMEIANGTAHFYVGNYESFLEKRAERRERTASMEEKRQNILRRELAWLRRGAKARTTKQKARIQRVDALQELSYEEEEATLEVQVGSTRLGKKVIEATELGHTFGERTLFESFSWLFGRKERYGIVGRNGSGKSTLLSILAKQLEPTQGEVVHGETVKVGFYGQFAEFTHPERRVIDEVERIAQVITTLDGQEITASQMLEQFLFKPEAQYKPIGKLSGGEKRRLKLLTILMDEPNVLFLDEPTNDLDTETLSVLEDYLESFPGTVITVSHDRYFLDRVVDRLLAFENSTIVSYYGQYTDYLEQREDETPEATIVTEVKEVVAAPTDIPKKLSYQEQQDWTTIETQIEDAEAALEQIEQQLASAGSNIGQVNELYQKIEQGKAQLDQLMEYWSYLSEKIEAYESYKK
- a CDS encoding lysophospholipid acyltransferase family protein, with translation MLRTIIWFIHFGLVLPLTLPFLPGAKRRKHAARYAYTQKVAHAWANSLLRLAGVKVRLTGEEHIPSDQPVVFIANHQGNFDIPILLGHIAKPKAFISKIEVNKIPIVNVWMNLMGCVMIDRKDRRQSLKAIRAGVETIKDGQSMIIFPEGTRSKGGPIAEFKAGSFTLATSSGARVVPIAISGSYRVMEETGRIRPATVDVTILPSIDPATMTQKELVATVEQQIKHIVEGV